In Colletotrichum higginsianum IMI 349063 chromosome 3, whole genome shotgun sequence, a genomic segment contains:
- a CDS encoding Reducing polyketide synthase — protein sequence MGSSHIHRNNVPIAVVGLACRLPGDATCPTEYWNLLKEGRDAYSTDTDRYNTSAFYHANPKDRQNVLPTKGGHFIKEDPYAFDTSFFKLTAAEAAVLDPKQRILLEVTYEALENAGLPLPRVAGTRTACIIGTAWSDYRDALVRDFEQWPRLYLMGVSDEMVSNRLSHYFDLRGPSLTVETACSSSLVAIHQACESLRSGQAEMAVAGGINMILGPEATMELNSLGVLNPDGRSLSFDEAANGYGRAEGCGIVVLKPLDQAVRDGDHIRAVIRGSGVNSDGWTKTISTPSGQAQADLIRQVYESNGLDYDSTQYVEAHGTGTKVGDPIELGAIHDTIGRNASESRKLYVGSVKANIGHLEPAAGVAGFIKGVLSLEHGMIPPNVHFHKANPRIPFDKWNMVVPTSLTPWPAAETKRMSVSSFGMGGTNAHVVLEEYQKPAKQLTNGNSNHNHYTSGSGVVVDKKRLFVFSSHDQAGIKRVSDTLLRHLANVRRDNPTWTPEKGEPEYLANLAHTLSTARSSLGWKASCVASSLSQLEAHLAAAPSEEAWKISRASSSSSPSESKQMRIGFVFTGQGAQWAGMGIELLARPVFRDSVARSTAILKSLGCTWDPVAELSKTGKESRLGKPEISQPVCSVLQIALVDEIRSWGSPGLSKPAKVVGHSSGEIAAAYCMGALTHRDALVVAYSRGTASALLPTVAPHLNGAMMAAGCSRETAEDLIEKLGLAGQVGVGCVNSPSSITLSGDSTAIDAMAAALEEQKIFCRRLKVQVAYHSSHVAAVSGEYYQAMEGVDPVPVVSADDDNGDDSGAPYPRMISSVLGDEVSYEQLGPFYWLQNFLSPVLFSDALKTLVQPEGKTEPEIDLLVEIGPHSTLGGPIEQILSHYGVKDVAYQSLLRRGADAVETSLRLAQELCHQGIPLDLAKVNGDVPSVDLLTDLPPYPWMHDNKYNAYPRVQRERWFRDQPARGLLGAPTPVMQEKQHVWRGFIRLDDEPWLAGHKVGDTVVFPAAGMISMVLEAVQQLAEPGKTINALRLRDVSVMAALSILEGVATETVVTISHGSGSSGQGGPWWDFTLSSANTSSSQLRDNCRGLIAIDYAAGKSEHMAREEAHVVTQRAAQYREAVQELREPIAKEDFYEQIAQGTGFKYGELFQGVEDLLVGPGKTHFRLRVTDIGKTFSQGQVGPESEPESGSEPKAGPDNGTQHRRPFLIHAATLDAIFQCWVGATYRNGGLSLKPFAPTRLGAMEIRMDVPGAPDDVMVGYSTNKRHGFHEQTNDMFLFDAALDKMYIAIQDFRIAELDVAGGGAEQDDQQEGSADTVLDGPGGASVTAEVRWDYSVGLFEETDMAKVVAVAQTRPEDGMAKLVSMLLHEKPSAAVVELVQDHKALPKDQGEVAVNSVLANAAKLLPKGAVPPSNVRYAMVNDTSASAGVGGTAKGDDTVAAAVVLVEPLGLQQRQKQETAQEDASSVDILVVPSQVSQQLTGYENPVLDAFVRLAKPNAALVLATNDRQAYEAMALSLQSKGWRVDSTVFADGAGNDHDAVVAVLRYRPGPDPAQEQNGEMTQAHDFVLVVPSTPSSATQDFSKTLQEKLVSQGKNVVVRSWDTIAGSEPEPEPGVTDQASGGKSSPAMVVSLLELEQPMLADLSEGDFHALRSLILKSERILWVTGGGNDDDDPSFYIVDGLARTISNETASLRFQTLHLSSPSSSFSSPSPLPSLVTRILLSDTPDNEFREVEGLLQTARIYKSAAGERRIARHLKDATRIVPLAQEKSPVRLAIGRPGLLDTLHFVKDERTLEPLADTDVEISVRASSINFKDIMGAMGLVPVPMLGLEASGIVVRTGAAVSNVKAGDRVAAHAYGSHATTVRTHHAVVHKLPDSITFEQGAAINLVHVTAYYALVRLAKLRKGQSVLIHAAAGGVGQAAIQLATYLGLVIYVTVGSESKRQLMRERFGIPEAHIFYSRDLSFVKGVERITRGRGVDCILNSLADELLRASWDSGCLAPFGTFVEIGLRDITNNSPLDMRPFVKNATFAFCDILNYPLEDLGAVLGEVYSLVEQGHLSPAHPLKAYRPGQVEEVFRVMQQGKHTGKAVLTFNTPGESDDDTRAPVFQRAADLFRLDPDATYLLVGGMGGLGRSLARNFAAAGARHIAFLSRSGDASAEARTLLSELATRWGVTARAYAADAADETSLRAAMAVCEREMPPVRGVVQLAMVLRDVVFEKMAHAQWAQPLRPKVAGSRNLHEYFGADRPLDFFAMCSSVSGVVGNPGQAAYAAGNTYQDALAAYRRKRGLKAVAVDLGVMRDVGVLAEGNAESGVLGQWEEAVGIPEPIFHALVKSVVHGQMQEQDSEEAVPEQVVTGLGTADVWAAHRLPPPFYLDDPRFGPMAMTTTTASSSEGGAAETNAVSLPSQLAAVSSMQQAAEIVTEALVKRTADILQMPASEVDPKQPLYRYGVDSLTAIEVRNWITRELKANMALLEIVSAVPIREFAAKIAEKSQLVKVTV from the exons ATGGGGTCCTCTCACATTCATCGGAACAACGTTCCCATAGCTGTGGTTGGGTTAGCCTGTCGTCTTCCCGGTGACGCCACCTGCCCGACTGAATACTGGAACCTTTTGAAAGAGGGAAGAG ATGCCTACTCAACCGATACGGATCGCTACAATACGTCGGCCTTCTACCATGCTAACCCCAAAGACCGGCAAAACGTGCTGCCGACTAAGGGCGGGCACTTCATCAAAGAAGACCCCTACGCGTTCGACACGTCCTTCTTCAAGCtcacggcggccgaggcggctgtTCTGGACCCCAAGCAGCGCATCTTGCTCGAGGTGACGtacgaggccctcgagaacGCGGGCCTGCCGCTGCCCCGGGTGGCGGGCACGCGGACCGCGTGCATCATCGGCACGGCATGGAGCGACTACCGCGACGCCCTCGTGCGCGACTTTGAGCAGTGGCCGCGCCTCTACCTGATGGGCGTCAGCGACGAGATGGTCAGCAACCGGCTGTCCCATTACTTCGACCTGCGCGGCCCCAGCCTGACGGTCGAGACGGCCTGCTCTTCCAGTCTCGTGGCCATCCACCAGGCGTGCGAGAGCCTGCGGTCTGGCCAGGCAGAG ATGGCCGTGGCAGGCGGAATCAACATGATACTCGGACCCGAGGCCACCATGGAACTCAACAGTTTGGGAGTTCTTAATCCAGACGGACGATCACTCTCCTTTGACGAGGCAGCCAACGGTTACGGGCGTGCCGAGGGCtgcggcatcgtcgtcctcaagCCGTTGGACCAGGCCGTCCGCGACGGGGACCACATCCGTGCCGTCATCCGCGGGAGCGGTGTGAACTCGGACGGCTGGACCAAGACCATCTCAACGCCGTCCGGCCAGGCACAGGCCGACCTGATTCGACAGGTCTACGAGTCGAACGGGCTGGACTATGACTCGACCCAATATGTCGAGGCTCACGGGACCGGCACCAAAGTCGGAGATCCTATCGAGCTGGGGGCGATCCACGACACGATCGGCCGTAACGCGAGCGAGTCTCGCAAGCTGTACGTGGGCAGCGTGAAGGCGAACATCGGCCACCTCGAGCCCGCCGCGGGCGTGGCGGGCTTCATCAAGGGCGTCCTGTCGTTGGAGCACGGCATGATCCCGCCCAACGTCCACTTTCACAAGGCCAACCCTCGAATTCCCTTTGACAAGTGGAATATGGTAGTCCCGACCTCGCTGAcgccctggccggcggccgagaccaAGCGCATGAGCGTCAGCAGCTTCGGCATGGGCGGCACCAACGCccacgtcgtcctcgaggaaTACCAGAAGCCGGCGAAGCAACTGACGAACGGGAACAGCAACCATAATCATTATACCTCTGGCagtggcgtcgtcgtcgacaagaaGAGACTATTTGTCTTCAGCAGCCACGACCAGGCGGGCATCAAGCGCGTCTCCGACACGCTCCTGCGGCACCTTGCCAACGTCCGGCGCGACAACCCGACGTGGACGCCCGAGAAAGGCGAGCCCGAGTACCTGGCCAACCTCGCGCACACGCTCAGCACCGCTCGCTCCAGCTTGGGTTGGAAGGCCAGCTGCGTGGCGAGCAGCCTGTCGCAACTGGAAGCCCATCTCGCCGCCGCACCCTCTGAGGAGGCGTGGAAGATCTCAcgcgcctcctcctcctcctctccttccgAATCAAAACAAATGCGCATCGGCTTTGTCTTCACGGGCCAGGGTGCCCAGTGGGCCGGCATGGGcatcgagctcctcgcgcgGCCCGTGTTTCGGGACTCGGTCGCCCGGTCGACCGCCATCCTCAAGAGCCTCGGCTGTACCTGGGATCCCGTGGCTGAGCTATCCAAGACGGGCAAAGAATCACGACTAGGTAAACCCGAGATCAGCCAGCCTGTCTGTAGCGTTCTCCAgatcgccctcgtcgacgagatccgGTCGTGGGGCTCTCCGGGCCTCAGCAAGCCGGCCAAGGTCGTCGGCCACTCGAGCGGCGAGATCGCGGCGGCGTACTGCATGGGAGCCCTCACGCACCGGGACGCGCTCGTGGTGGCATACTCGCGCGgcacggcctcggccttgctgccGACGGTAGCGCCACACTTGAAcggcgccatgatggcggcgggaTGCTCCCGCGAGACGGCTGAGGACCTCATCGAGAAGCTCGGGCTGGCCGGTCAGGTCGGTGTCGGCTGCGTCAACTCCCCGTCCAGCATCACCCTCTCCGGAGACTCGACGGCCATCGATGCCATGGCGGCTGCGCTCGAGGAACAGAAGATCTTTTGCCGGCGGCTCAAGGTCCAGGTAGCCTACCACTCGTCACACGTGGCGGCCGTGTCCGGCGAATACTACCAGGCCATGGAGGGCGTCGATCCAGTTCCTGTTGTTTCTGCGGATGATGACAATGGTGATGATAGTGGCGCTCCATATCCGCGCATGATCTCGAGCgtgctgggcgacgaggtaTCTTATGAGCAGCTGGGCCCCTTCTACTGGCTGCAGAACTTCTTGTCGCCCGTGCTGTTTTCCGACGCCTTGAAAACACTCGTCCAGCCGGAAGGCAAGACAGAGCCCGAGATCGACCTGCTCGTCGAGATCGGACCGCACAGCACCCTGGGCGGGCCCATCGAGCAGATCCTGTCACACTACGGCGTGAAAGACGTCGCGTACCAGTCCCTTCTTCGACGTGGCGCCGACGCGGTCGAGACGAGCCTACGGTTGGCCCAAGAACTATGTCACCAGGGCATCCCGCTGGACCTGGCCAAGGTCAACGGCGATGTGCCGTCGGTCGACCTGCTGACGGACCTGCCCCCGTATCCCTGGATGCACGACAACAAGTACAACGCCTATCCACGGGTGCAGAGGGAACGCTGGTTCCGGGATCAGCCCGCCAGGGGACTCCTGGGGGCTCCGACGCCGGTCATGCAGGAGAAGCAGCACGTGTGGCGCGGCTTCATCcggctggacgacgagccgTGGCTCGCCGGGCACAAGGTCGGCGACACGGTCGTCTTCCCGGCGGCCGGCATGATCAGCATGGTGCTTGAGGCGgtgcagcagctcgccgagccGGGCAAGACCATAAACGCCCTACGCCTGCGAGACGTGTCGGTCATGGCCGCCTTGTCGATTCTCGAAGGGGTAGCCACCGAGACGGTCGTCACCATCTCGCATGGGTCCGGTTCGTCGGGCCAAGGAGGGCCCTGGTGGGACTTCACCCTGTCGTCAGCCAACACCAGCTCCAGCCAGCTGCGGGACAACTGCCGCGGACTCATTGCCATCGACTACGCTGCCGGCAAGAGCGAGCACATGGCACGCGAAGAAGCGCACGTTGTCACGCAACGGGCGGCACAGTACCGCGAGGCCGTGCAGGAGCTCCGCGAGCCCATCGCCAAGGAAGACTTCTACGAGCAGATCGCGCAGGGCACCGGTTTCAAATACGGTGAGCTGTTCCAGGGCGTAGAAGACCTGCTCGTGGGGCCCGGCAAGACGCACTTCCGGCTGCGCGTCACCGACATCGGCAAAACGTTCAGCCAGGGGCAAGTGGGACCGGAGTCGGAACCGGAGTCGGGATCGGAGCCGAAAGCGGGGCCGGACAATGGCACGCAGCACCGCCGGCCTTTCCTGATCCACGCGGCCACGCTCGACGCCATCTTCCAGTGCTGGGTGGGCGCCACGTACCGCAACGGCGGGCTGAGCCTGAAGCCGTTCGCGCCCACGCGTCTCGGCGCCATGGAGATCCGGATGGACGTGCCGGGCGCGCCGGACGACGTCATGGTCGGTTACAGCACCAACAAACGCCACGGGTTCCACGAGCAGACCAACGACATGTTCCTGTTCGACGCGGCGCTCGACAAGATGTACATCGCGATCCAGGACTTCCGCATCGCGGAACTTGACGTtgcgggaggcggcgccgagcaggaTGACCAGCAGGAGGGCAGTGCCGATACCGTTCTCGACGGGCCCGGAGGCGCGTCCGTCACGGCCGAGGTGCGATGGGACTATTCCGTTGGTTTGTTTGAAGAAACAGACATGGCCAAGGTGGTGGCGGTTGCGCAGACTCGGCCCGAGGACGGCATGGCTAAGCTGGTCAGCATGTTGCTCCACGAGAaaccctcggcggcggttgtTGAGCTCGTACAGGACCACAAGGCTCTGCCCAAGGACCAAGGCGAGGTCGCCGTAAACAGCGTTCTTGCCAACGCCGCTAAGCTGCTACCGAAGGGCGCGGTGCCGCCCTCCAACGTCCGCTATGCGATGGTGAATGACACGTCCGCAAGTGCCGGTGTCGGTGGCACTGCTAAAGGGGACGACACTGTCGCTGCTGCAGTCGTGCTCGTTGAACCTCTGGGATTGCAACAACGACAAAAACAAGAGACCGCTCAAGAAGATGCCTCGTCTGTGGATATCTTGGTCGTTCCCTCGCAGGTCTCCCAGCAACTGACGGGTTATGAAAACCCTGTCCTGGATGCTTTTGTTCGCCTGGCCAAGCCGAATGCAGCactcgtcctcgccaccaACGATCGTCAGGCATACGAAGCCATGGCGTTGTCCCTCCAGTCCAAGGGTTGGCGAGTCGATTCGACAGTGTTTGCAGATGGCGCAGGCAATGACCATGATGCGGTCGTAGCCGTGTTGAGATATCGCCCAGGCCCAGACCCGGCGCAAGAGCAAAACGGCGAGATGACCCAGGCCCAtgacttcgtcctcgtcgtgcCATCTACACCCTCATCTGCCACCCAAGACTTCTCCAAGACATTACAAGAAAAGCTGGTTTCTCAAGGGAAGAACGTCGTCGTGAGGAGCTGGGATACAATCGCCGGTTCCGAACCCGAACCCGAACCCGGCGTGACCGATCAAGCGTCCGGCGGCAAGTCGTCTCCCGCCATGGTCGTGTCTCTCTTGGAACTCGAGCAGCCCATGCTAGCCGATCTTTCCGAGGGTGATTTCCATGCCCTCCGAAGCCTGATCTTGAAGAGCGAGCGGATCCTATGGGTCACTGGCGGCGgcaatgacgacgacgacccatCCTTTTACATCGTTGACGGGCTCGCACGAACCATTTCCAACGAGACAGCCAGCCTGCGGTTCCAGACGCTTCATCTCAGCAGCCCGTCCTCATCGTTttcgtctccgtcgccaTTGCCATCGCTCGTCACCAGGATACTTTTGAGCGATACGCCGGACAACGAGTtccgcgaggtcgagggcctgctGCAGACAGCCCGTATATACAAGAGCGCAGCGGGCGAGCGGCGCATCGCCCGCCACCTCAAGGACGCCACGCGCATTGTGCCCTTGGCCCAGGAGAAGTCACCCGTCCGCCTGGCCATCGGCCGTCCCGGGCTGCTGGACACGCTGCACTTTGTCAAGGATGAGCGGACACTCGAGCCGCTCGCCGACACGGACGTCGAGATCAGCGTGCGCGCCTCGAGCATCAACTTCAAGGACATCATGGGCGCCATGGGGCTGGTTCCCGTGCCGATGCTGGGCCTGGAAGCcagcggcatcgtcgtccgGACCGGCGCCGCAGTCAGCAAtgtcaaggccggcgaccgTGTTGCGGCCCACGCGTACGGAAGCCATGCCACCACCGTCCGGACTCACCACGCCGTCGTTCACAAGCTGCCCGACTCCATCACCTTCGAACAgggcgccgccatcaaccTGGTACACGTCACGGCGTACTACGCGCTCGTCCGGCTGGCCAAGCTGCGCAAGGGCCAGTCGGTCCTGATCCACGCCGCGGCCGGTGGTGTCGGACAGGCCGCCATCCAACTGGCCACGTACCTGGGGCTGGTCATCTACGTGACCGTCGGCTCCGAGAGCAAGCGGCAGCTCATGCGGGAGCGCTTCGGGATTCCCGAGGCGCACATCTTCTACTCGCGCGACCTCAGCTtcgtcaagggcgtcgagcgCATCACCCGGGGGCGCGGCGTCGACTGCATCCTCAACtcgctcgccgacgagctgctgcgcGCCTCGTGGGACTCGGGCTGTCTCGCGCCCTTTGGCACCTTTGTCGAGATCGGCCTGCGCGACATTACCAACAACTCGCCGCTCGACATGCGGCCCTTTGTCAAGAACGCGACGTTCGCCTTCTGCGACATCCTCAACTACCccctcgaggatctcggtgccgtcctcggcgaggtctACAGCCTTGTCGAGCAGGGCCACCTCTCGCCCGCCCACCCGCTGAAGGCGTACCGCCCCggccaggtcgaggaggtctTCCGCGTCATGCAGCAGGGTAAACACACCGGCAAGGCCGTCCTCACCTTCAACACGCCGGGCGagtccgacgacgacacgcGCGCCCCCGTGTTCCAGCGCGCTGCCGACCTGTTCCGCCTCGACCCGGACGCCACATACCTCTTGGTCGGTGGCATGGGCGGCCTCGGTCGCAGTCTGGCCCGGAactttgccgccgccggtgcccgTCACATCGCCTTCCTTTCGCGCTCCGGTGacgcctcggccgaggcgcggACGCTGCTGAGCGAGCTGGCCACGCGCTGGGGCGTCACGGCCCGCGCCTATGCTGCCGACGCGGCCGATGAGACCTCGCTGCGCGCTGCTATGGCGGTGTGTGAGCGTGAGATGCCGCCCGTACGGGGCGTCGTGCAGCTAGCCATGGTGCTCCGCGACGTGGTGTTCGAGAAGATGGCACACGCGCAGTGGGCGCAGCCGCTGCGGCCCAAGGTGGCCGGGTCGCGCAACCTGCACGAGTACTTTGGCGCCGACCGGCCCCTCGACTTCTTCGCCATGTGCTCGTCCGTATCGGGCGTCGTAGGCAACCCGGGCCAGGCGGCGTACGCGGCCGGGAACACGTACCAAGACGCGCTGGCGGCGTATCGGCGGAAGCGGGGGCTCAAGGCGGTGGCGGTCGACCTGGGCGTCATGCGAGACGTCGGCGTGCTCGCCGAGGGGAACGCCGAGAGCGGCGTGCTTGGCCAGTGGGAGGAGGCTGTTGGCATCCCCGAGCCCATCTTCCACGCTCTTGTCAAGAGCGTGGTTCATGGCCAGATGCAGGAACAGGACTCGGAGGAAGCAGTCCCCGAGCAGGTGGTCACCGGCCTGGGCACTGCCGATGTCTGGGCCGCCCACCGACTCCCTCCGCCGTTTTACCTCGACGATCCGCGCTTCGGACCTATGGCCATGACCACGAccacggcctcctcgtcggaaggcggcgccgccgagacgaaCGCTGTCTCGTTGCCCTCACAGCTCGCGGCTGTGTCCTCGATGCAGCAGGCGGCTGAGATCGTGACCGAGGCGCTAGTGAAGCGGACGGCCGACATCCTCCAGATGCCGGCATCCGAGGTGGATCCCAAGCAGCCGCTGTACCGTTACGGAGTCGACTCGCTGACCGCCATCGAGGTGCGCAACTGGATCACACGCGAGCTCAAGGCCAACATGGCGTTGCTGGAGATCGTGTCAGCCGTGCCGATCCGCGAGTTCGCGGCAAAGATTGCCGAGAAGAGCCAGCTGGTCAAGGTTACAGTCTAG